One window of Chroococcidiopsis sp. TS-821 genomic DNA carries:
- a CDS encoding cytochrome P450, producing MVVQTKPASQFQSAEEMPGSFGKLFGGETKELFRDEELFYWEHFQRYGSIFKSRIFGKNFAFLIGPDANRLVLAEKADCLSARLGWIFLEPIFGKGLLLQDGAEHQATRRLMYPAMHGRSLANYFNTIQEIVDEFFADWTPGKTISLIEEFTNLSTTIAIRLILGTETDSEFTEAMQYFLAMLTGRRAKLKLDIPQTVYGRSQQARRNLQAFLRRKIAQRKQQGALQESRDFLGLLLAAVDENGNSLSESDIIDQLLMVLFAGHENPAVLLSWLMFELVAHPEWRDRLRNEYAQVVGNEPLNLSHLKQLSQTSYALKEVERLYPPVQNISRGVVKDIHYAGYCIPAGWYVDISPLLTHRLPEIYTDPDCFDPDRFAPPREEDKKHPFALVGFGSGPHSCLGWQFAQMEMKIILSKLLRYDWSISPEPSAVFPVRQPSKFQDSLQAQING from the coding sequence ATGGTTGTTCAAACAAAACCAGCATCACAATTTCAATCGGCAGAGGAGATGCCTGGTAGCTTTGGTAAGCTATTTGGAGGTGAGACAAAAGAGCTATTTAGAGACGAAGAACTGTTTTACTGGGAACACTTTCAGCGTTATGGTTCAATTTTTAAATCGCGCATCTTTGGCAAAAATTTCGCCTTTTTGATTGGTCCTGATGCTAATCGCTTAGTATTAGCAGAAAAAGCCGATTGTCTTTCTGCACGGTTAGGTTGGATTTTTTTAGAACCTATTTTTGGTAAAGGTTTACTGTTGCAAGATGGTGCCGAACACCAAGCAACGCGCCGCTTAATGTACCCTGCAATGCACGGGCGATCGCTTGCGAATTACTTCAACACAATCCAAGAAATTGTCGATGAATTTTTTGCAGATTGGACACCAGGAAAGACAATTTCCCTTATTGAAGAGTTTACCAATCTTTCAACAACAATTGCAATTCGCTTGATATTGGGAACAGAAACTGATAGCGAATTTACTGAAGCGATGCAGTATTTTTTAGCAATGCTCACGGGGCGACGCGCAAAGCTCAAACTTGATATTCCGCAAACTGTATACGGGCGATCGCAGCAAGCAAGACGCAACTTACAAGCTTTTTTACGGCGCAAAATTGCCCAACGCAAGCAACAAGGAGCGCTACAAGAGTCCCGCGACTTTTTAGGATTGCTACTCGCGGCTGTTGATGAAAATGGCAACTCTTTAAGTGAATCAGATATCATCGACCAACTGCTGATGGTACTCTTTGCCGGACATGAAAATCCGGCGGTACTTCTTTCGTGGTTAATGTTTGAATTAGTAGCGCATCCAGAGTGGCGCGATCGCCTCCGCAACGAATACGCCCAAGTTGTCGGAAATGAACCCCTCAACTTATCGCATCTCAAACAACTTTCTCAAACGAGTTACGCGCTAAAAGAGGTAGAACGCCTGTATCCTCCTGTACAAAATATCTCGCGTGGCGTTGTCAAAGATATTCATTATGCAGGTTACTGCATTCCCGCAGGCTGGTACGTGGATATTTCCCCACTGCTAACGCATCGTCTTCCAGAAATTTACACCGATCCCGATTGCTTCGACCCCGATCGCTTTGCGCCACCACGCGAAGAAGATAAAAAGCACCCCTTCGCCTTAGTTGGCTTTGGTAGTGGTCCGCACAGCTGCTTAGGCTGGCAATTTGCCCAAATGGAAATGAAAATTATCCTCTCTAAGCTATTGCGCTACGACTGGAGTATATCTCCTGAACCAAGTGCCGTTTTCCCAGTACGTCAGCCTTCTAAGTTTCAAGATAGTCTTCAAGCACAAATAAATGGGTAA
- a CDS encoding DevA family ABC transporter ATP-binding protein, with amino-acid sequence MQYPVLKIQSLNHYYGKGVLQKQTLFDINLEIGAGEFAIITGQSGSGKTTLLSLIGGLRSVQSGSIQFLGQELSGASQQKLAQLRRQIGYIFQAHNLLGFLTAQQNVQMAAQVNNISMQTARSRSQTILQAVGLGDRLNYYPENLSGGQKQRVAIARALVNQPKLVLADEPTASLDSKSGRAVVELMQHLAQEQSCTIVMVTHDNRILDVADRIIHMEDGRLSDNNRFTSDTHQLIHFDS; translated from the coding sequence ATGCAATACCCAGTTCTGAAAATTCAATCTCTCAATCACTACTACGGTAAAGGCGTTTTGCAAAAGCAAACGTTATTTGATATTAATTTAGAAATTGGTGCAGGAGAGTTTGCGATTATTACAGGACAATCAGGATCGGGAAAAACCACATTACTTAGTTTGATTGGTGGTTTGCGTTCTGTACAATCTGGAAGTATTCAGTTTCTCGGTCAAGAATTGTCTGGTGCGAGTCAGCAAAAGCTAGCACAACTGCGACGCCAAATCGGTTATATCTTTCAAGCACACAACTTACTAGGGTTTCTCACAGCACAGCAAAATGTACAAATGGCTGCGCAAGTCAACAACATTTCGATGCAAACAGCGCGATCGCGATCGCAAACCATTCTCCAAGCCGTCGGATTAGGCGATCGCCTCAATTACTACCCCGAAAATCTCTCTGGCGGACAAAAACAACGCGTTGCGATCGCTAGGGCTTTAGTCAACCAACCTAAACTTGTCTTAGCTGACGAACCGACAGCATCTTTAGATAGCAAATCTGGTCGCGCTGTTGTTGAATTGATGCAGCATCTTGCTCAAGAACAAAGCTGTACGATTGTCATGGTGACACACGATAATCGCATTTTAGACGTGGCTGACCGGATTATTCATATGGAAGATGGTCGCTTAAGCGACAATAATCGCTTCACATCAGATACGCACCAATTAATTCATTTTGATTCATAA
- a CDS encoding antibiotic biosynthesis monooxygenase: MTTLTNNQTITTISQDADLVTLINVFIVEPENQQLLVDLLVKATEEVMCKLPGFISANIHKSLDGKRVTNYAQWRSVEDFRGIFNNPEAVSHMPAIGKIAQSDPTLYEICYIKKS, translated from the coding sequence ATGACTACACTCACCAACAACCAAACAATCACAACAATTTCCCAAGACGCCGATCTTGTCACTCTCATCAACGTCTTCATCGTCGAACCAGAAAACCAACAATTACTCGTCGATTTATTAGTAAAAGCAACAGAAGAAGTCATGTGCAAACTTCCTGGCTTCATCTCAGCCAACATCCACAAAAGCTTAGACGGCAAACGAGTCACAAACTACGCGCAATGGAGAAGTGTAGAAGACTTTCGCGGCATTTTTAATAATCCCGAAGCCGTATCACATATGCCCGCGATCGGCAAAATCGCCCAATCCGATCCTACACTTTACGAAATTTGCTACATCAAAAAGTCTTAG
- a CDS encoding methyltransferase: MVSSQHKTSDVTIPRPPVAQGVPPQVKILQMMNAYRLAQSISVAAKLGIADLLTQPQSITALAQATATHEQSLYRLLRVLASFDIFTEDANGLFHLTPRGALLQSNISNSLRDYAIVVGEKWHWRMWGGILHSIKTGEPAFDHLFGMEFQEYYQQNPEVAKNFDGAMVSALAMTDVAILANYDFTAFERVVDIGTGSQGDGKLIASILKNNPSQQGVYFDTPTRIEQVKRLIEVTELSDRTQLVTGDVFQSFPPDGDLYIIKNLIHDYDDDRAIAILKNCRQAIATHGKLLLIEMVIPPGNEPSLGKILDVEALLMSRGAIERTQEQYQQLLAAAGFQLTNIISSRSPMSIIESIPT; encoded by the coding sequence ATGGTTTCATCGCAACACAAAACTTCAGATGTGACAATACCTCGTCCGCCAGTTGCTCAAGGCGTACCACCGCAGGTCAAAATTCTGCAAATGATGAATGCCTATCGACTTGCGCAGTCAATTTCTGTAGCAGCGAAGTTGGGTATTGCAGATTTATTGACACAACCGCAGAGTATCACAGCGTTAGCCCAAGCAACTGCAACGCACGAACAGTCACTGTATCGGTTGTTAAGAGTACTTGCTAGTTTTGATATCTTCACCGAAGACGCAAACGGCTTATTTCACCTGACACCCAGAGGTGCATTACTGCAAAGCAACATTTCCAATTCGCTACGAGACTATGCGATTGTCGTTGGTGAAAAGTGGCACTGGCGGATGTGGGGAGGTATTCTGCACAGTATTAAAACCGGCGAACCTGCTTTTGACCATCTTTTCGGGATGGAGTTTCAAGAATACTACCAGCAAAATCCTGAAGTTGCCAAAAACTTTGATGGAGCGATGGTCAGCGCCCTAGCAATGACCGATGTTGCCATTTTAGCTAATTATGACTTCACAGCATTCGAGCGCGTTGTAGATATTGGCACAGGAAGTCAAGGCGACGGCAAACTCATTGCTTCGATATTGAAAAACAATCCATCACAACAAGGAGTTTACTTCGACACTCCAACACGTATCGAACAAGTAAAACGGCTGATTGAAGTAACAGAATTAAGCGATCGCACTCAACTTGTCACCGGAGATGTTTTTCAATCATTTCCCCCTGATGGCGATCTTTACATCATCAAAAACCTGATTCACGACTACGACGACGATCGCGCGATCGCTATTCTCAAAAACTGCCGCCAAGCGATCGCCACACATGGCAAACTGTTACTCATCGAGATGGTTATCCCGCCAGGTAACGAACCATCCCTAGGCAAAATCCTAGACGTAGAAGCACTCCTCATGAGTAGAGGTGCCATTGAACGCACCCAAGAACAATATCAACAACTTCTCGCCGCCGCCGGTTTTCAACTCACCAACATTATCTCATCGCGCTCTCCCATGAGCATCATCGAGTCGATACCAACATAA
- a CDS encoding type ISP restriction/modification enzyme, which yields MNTVLIDHPRHRHLPSKPENKLYPALRKSAGHEVHSTRQGRLVADVQIRGILRIYSQKRNDEQLTPIIADYPVIGSNIVEAVRYVEPKQSDDKGLVWINKKQYFKNVPSQVWNYSVGNYQICQKWLKDREGCYLSSKDIRQYQRIITALNEMIELMAGIEAVFQPGSKKEQLFIAAHQ from the coding sequence ATGAATACAGTCTTAATAGATCATCCTCGGCATCGTCACCTACCTAGTAAACCAGAGAATAAGCTTTATCCTGCACTGCGAAAATCAGCTGGGCATGAAGTTCATTCAACGCGCCAAGGAAGGTTAGTCGCCGATGTTCAAATTCGGGGAATTTTACGTATATATTCACAAAAACGAAATGACGAACAGCTAACACCAATAATTGCTGATTACCCTGTTATTGGTAGTAACATTGTTGAAGCGGTACGCTACGTTGAGCCAAAGCAAAGTGACGATAAAGGGCTAGTTTGGATTAACAAAAAGCAATATTTTAAAAACGTACCATCACAAGTTTGGAACTACAGTGTTGGCAACTATCAAATTTGTCAAAAATGGCTCAAAGATCGCGAAGGGTGTTATCTCAGCAGTAAAGACATTCGCCAATATCAGCGGATTATAACTGCATTGAACGAAATGATCGAGCTAATGGCAGGAATTGAGGCAGTATTTCAGCCTGGCTCAAAAAAAGAACAATTATTTATCGCCGCTCATCAATAA
- a CDS encoding methyltransferase, which translates to MTTTTNTAMPPDLPPQVAMMQMLGGLRVARLIYAAAELGIADLLADGSKSIDELAQATDTHAPSLYRLMRSLASVGIFSEYERCFSLTPLAEFLQSDTPDSVRAAVKFFGQDWHWNVWENLHYSVQTGKPAFEHLYKQGLFEYYQDPEVARVSSESKASISQRAAQSLLANYDFSSMHKVVDIGIYASASTIVALLQANPTLQGVLFDFPSAIAAATPAIESAQIGDRAQLVGGNCLDAVPSGGDAYILMFVVHNWDDDRAVQLLKNCREAMTADGKLLIVEMIMPPGNAPFVGKLIDLESLLTTPGGYERTEAQYRSLLEAAGFKVTRIIPTQTANSIIEAVRA; encoded by the coding sequence ATGACAACGACAACAAATACCGCTATGCCACCAGATTTACCTCCACAAGTGGCAATGATGCAAATGTTAGGGGGTTTGCGGGTAGCGCGATTGATCTACGCCGCTGCTGAATTGGGAATTGCTGACTTGCTAGCTGATGGTTCCAAAAGCATCGATGAATTAGCGCAAGCAACTGATACTCATGCGCCATCACTGTATCGATTAATGCGATCGCTTGCTAGTGTAGGCATTTTTTCTGAGTACGAGCGCTGCTTTAGCTTAACGCCTTTGGCTGAGTTTCTTCAAAGTGATACACCTGATTCTGTTCGCGCTGCGGTCAAGTTTTTTGGTCAAGATTGGCACTGGAATGTTTGGGAAAATCTGCACTACAGCGTTCAAACAGGCAAACCCGCATTTGAGCATCTCTACAAACAAGGATTATTTGAATATTACCAAGATCCTGAAGTCGCGCGCGTTTCTAGCGAGTCTAAAGCAAGTATTTCACAACGTGCAGCGCAGTCACTCCTAGCAAATTACGACTTTTCGTCGATGCACAAGGTAGTGGATATTGGAATTTATGCAAGTGCTAGCACAATTGTTGCACTTTTGCAAGCAAATCCTACATTGCAAGGGGTACTTTTTGATTTTCCCTCGGCGATCGCGGCGGCGACGCCAGCAATTGAATCCGCCCAAATCGGCGATCGCGCTCAACTTGTTGGAGGTAACTGTCTAGATGCAGTACCGAGTGGTGGTGATGCCTACATTTTGATGTTTGTCGTTCACAACTGGGACGACGATCGCGCAGTGCAACTGCTAAAAAACTGTCGCGAGGCGATGACAGCTGACGGTAAACTGCTCATCGTAGAAATGATTATGCCTCCTGGTAATGCGCCATTTGTGGGCAAGTTAATCGACTTAGAATCGTTACTCACAACGCCTGGCGGTTACGAACGCACCGAAGCGCAATACCGATCGCTTTTAGAAGCCGCTGGATTTAAAGTAACGCGCATTATCCCTACACAAACCGCCAATAGCATCATCGAAGCTGTACGCGCTTGA
- a CDS encoding methyltransferase translates to MSQVNLKTKPKKPPIALIQAMMNITSSLQNFRAKMMPPQVAMVEMINAYQVSQAIHVAAKLGIADLLKDRAKNSSELAQLTGMHEPSLYRLLRSLASFGIFAEDEDGRFNLTPLAATLQTDTPNSVRAWAIMSGEKWHWDLWGNLIESVKTGKTAVEHTFGKPNIFEYFVQNPQAGNNFDEAMTNLASMNNSAIATGYDFSGISKLVDIGGGYGSHLSTILKAYPAIKGVLFDQPSVITGAKEFIEVNGLADRCELVAGDFFQSVPSGGDAYLLKTVIHDWDEPQAIAILKNCRRAMAEHSKLLLVEAVLPPGNTPYFGKLLDLEMLTTSGGRERTEAEYRTLFDAAGFKLTKVFATASPWKVIEGVGVS, encoded by the coding sequence ATGTCTCAAGTCAATCTCAAAACAAAACCCAAAAAACCTCCCATAGCCCTGATTCAAGCAATGATGAATATTACCAGTTCATTGCAGAATTTCAGAGCCAAAATGATGCCACCACAAGTGGCAATGGTAGAAATGATCAACGCATACCAAGTATCGCAAGCAATACACGTTGCAGCCAAACTAGGAATTGCTGACTTATTAAAAGATCGAGCTAAAAACAGCAGCGAACTAGCCCAGCTAACTGGTATGCACGAACCATCACTTTATCGCTTGTTGCGATCGCTTGCCAGTTTTGGCATCTTTGCTGAAGACGAAGATGGGCGCTTCAATTTAACACCACTAGCCGCAACGTTACAAACTGACACCCCCAACTCGGTACGTGCTTGGGCAATTATGTCTGGTGAAAAATGGCACTGGGATTTGTGGGGAAACTTAATCGAAAGCGTCAAAACAGGTAAAACAGCCGTTGAACATACCTTTGGCAAACCGAATATATTCGAGTATTTTGTCCAAAATCCGCAAGCGGGCAATAACTTTGACGAGGCAATGACTAATTTAGCCTCAATGAATAATAGTGCGATCGCCACAGGATACGATTTTTCAGGAATTTCTAAATTAGTTGATATCGGCGGCGGTTACGGCAGTCATTTGTCAACAATTCTCAAAGCTTATCCCGCAATCAAAGGCGTTTTATTCGATCAACCCTCTGTAATTACAGGTGCGAAAGAGTTTATCGAAGTCAATGGACTTGCAGATCGTTGCGAATTAGTTGCAGGTGACTTTTTCCAATCAGTACCATCTGGCGGTGATGCTTACCTACTCAAAACCGTAATCCACGACTGGGATGAACCCCAAGCGATCGCCATTCTCAAAAACTGTCGCCGCGCCATGGCAGAACACAGCAAGCTATTGCTAGTAGAAGCCGTTCTTCCCCCAGGAAACACGCCGTATTTCGGCAAACTTCTAGACTTAGAAATGCTCACCACCTCTGGCGGACGCGAACGTACCGAAGCAGAATATCGCACGCTTTTTGACGCCGCAGGTTTCAAACTCACAAAAGTTTTTGCCACAGCATCCCCCTGGAAAGTAATTGAGGGTGTTGGTGTTAGCTAG
- a CDS encoding sugar transferase, whose product MQLSFVSQPRYRLQFVGKRTIDILGAGIGILLLSPLMLAIALVIFLDSPGPVFFRQERLGRGGKPFLIWKFRTMVVNAEQLLQDLEHLNESDGGILFKMKDDPRVTRVGKFLRRTSLDELPQLFNIIQGHMSLVGPRPLQLRDCTLAIAEYQNAFTKRLELLPGVTGLWQISGRSEVSFDYMLHLDAIYRDRWSLWLDLWIIWQTLIVVMTGKGAY is encoded by the coding sequence ATGCAACTTAGTTTTGTCAGTCAACCACGTTACAGGCTGCAATTTGTCGGTAAACGCACTATTGATATCTTAGGCGCTGGTATTGGAATACTTCTGCTTAGCCCTCTGATGCTGGCGATCGCGCTTGTAATTTTTCTAGACTCTCCTGGTCCTGTCTTTTTTCGTCAAGAACGTTTAGGGCGCGGTGGTAAGCCTTTCTTAATTTGGAAATTCCGCACTATGGTAGTCAATGCCGAGCAACTTTTGCAAGACCTCGAACACTTGAACGAATCCGACGGCGGAATCCTCTTTAAAATGAAAGACGATCCCCGCGTTACACGCGTAGGTAAATTCTTGCGCCGCACAAGTTTAGACGAGCTACCACAGTTATTTAACATTATTCAAGGTCATATGAGTTTGGTGGGTCCGCGTCCTCTACAATTACGCGACTGCACTTTAGCGATCGCGGAGTATCAAAATGCTTTCACCAAACGTTTAGAACTCCTACCTGGTGTAACAGGCTTGTGGCAAATTAGCGGACGTAGCGAGGTGAGTTTTGACTATATGCTGCACCTAGATGCAATTTATCGCGATCGCTGGTCTTTATGGCTCGACCTTTGGATCATTTGGCAAACCTTGATTGTCGTCATGACAGGCAAAGGCGCTTACTAA